Proteins found in one Lysinibacillus fusiformis genomic segment:
- a CDS encoding M14 family metallopeptidase yields MEFLQHSSTFISQNGSNFTVYYETESSLSTLLSTIASEGMAETYTDIPSSYYESLSHLWSAYGTGEKDEAHPQQHLSVKINLQQEIKSNAIIKEVCYLALRLGLYATSVSLPVITKDHRHFSIDIKQGTANLMELSSRNVIQVCGTKDSLPTVLHSIAKEKHVSEGGLFGVWELNEKQVNVADLLYETTWEDESEASYIINALQDEPNKMLDAEIYLTASKKNRDEYCLELYKKFSNLKTITVRSAFKTGLYWILEEVLPSVSGHFEQVKIVCKDGISENGLEQHNRWIMELYPVDELIERQYGVPKEHVQFELSSTQQHIYSVYVDDVLIAELNPLISELDYVDGQKKVYPTTAGYRLFESGKLVQENAILSDRERFYKTYINEFLPQIVGKLNIDVTNRDQGQLFPLFDRIEIDFTSSGIEEELNVKQEANSSFEALYEDLYFNTLDYFNELGRRLVNQPYKAPGGIIPSIHIEENIYKPIKSVIRAYQWHEKPNLVPVTKRILFNPEGQFETVEMYLGDYLKVMKVNDYLKYKIKNVYQLSTRYQNYSEVKLNYGDISYKGNVIPFFEVTEPITSDFYSGLKKSNEKHTIVFEAGHHPNEVSSTPAILELMEDIICHHPEILKKINIIIIPLSNPDGYEIMESLTKEHPKWKHHAARFNAVGLEFAHVKFQESVFGEANVLPLILKKWAPDIVIDDHGIPAREWVQPFAGYACPPIFPVSYTLPSAKIYGIGRYADYDTREVQAKNLELVAEKVNMFFEGSTFAQENAYWRERYYKYGTKWDPQKYPIEEMGNINFYRSMEVTPTYSSVSILRYPQWVALDIISEVSDEIVYDEELISCIEAHKLFNQAIIEATISTKVNKINQSGRYIKKRPIEIR; encoded by the coding sequence ATGGAATTTTTACAACATAGTAGTACATTTATTTCACAGAATGGGTCCAACTTTACAGTCTATTATGAGACTGAGTCTTCGCTGTCAACGTTGTTAAGTACGATAGCAAGTGAAGGAATGGCCGAAACGTATACAGACATTCCATCATCTTATTATGAAAGTTTAAGTCACCTTTGGTCAGCCTATGGAACTGGTGAGAAGGACGAGGCACATCCACAACAGCATTTAAGTGTGAAAATTAATTTACAACAAGAAATAAAGTCCAATGCCATTATAAAAGAAGTTTGCTATCTTGCATTACGTTTAGGATTGTATGCTACCTCTGTTTCTTTACCAGTTATCACAAAAGATCATCGACATTTTTCAATTGACATCAAGCAAGGAACTGCAAATTTAATGGAGCTAAGTTCTAGAAACGTTATTCAAGTTTGTGGTACAAAAGATAGCTTACCGACTGTTCTACATTCAATAGCAAAAGAAAAGCATGTGTCTGAAGGTGGCTTATTTGGTGTTTGGGAGCTAAATGAAAAACAAGTGAATGTAGCGGATTTATTGTATGAAACAACATGGGAAGATGAATCGGAAGCGTCATATATTATAAATGCTTTGCAAGATGAACCAAATAAAATGCTTGATGCTGAAATCTATCTTACAGCTTCTAAAAAAAATCGAGATGAATATTGTTTAGAATTGTATAAGAAATTTTCAAATTTAAAGACAATTACAGTTCGCTCTGCATTTAAAACAGGGTTATACTGGATATTAGAGGAAGTACTTCCATCTGTTTCAGGCCATTTTGAACAAGTAAAAATAGTATGTAAAGATGGGATTAGTGAAAACGGTTTAGAACAACATAATCGCTGGATTATGGAGCTTTATCCAGTGGATGAATTGATTGAAAGGCAATATGGTGTACCGAAAGAACATGTACAATTTGAGCTTTCAAGCACACAGCAGCACATTTATAGTGTCTATGTTGATGATGTATTAATTGCTGAACTAAATCCGTTAATTAGTGAATTGGATTATGTTGACGGTCAGAAAAAAGTCTATCCAACTACAGCTGGGTATAGATTATTTGAAAGTGGGAAACTGGTTCAAGAAAATGCAATATTGTCAGATCGTGAGCGTTTCTATAAAACGTATATCAATGAGTTTCTTCCTCAGATAGTGGGAAAATTAAATATTGATGTAACGAATCGCGATCAAGGACAATTGTTTCCTTTATTTGATCGAATCGAAATTGACTTTACTTCATCTGGAATTGAAGAAGAATTAAATGTTAAGCAAGAGGCAAACTCATCCTTCGAAGCGTTATACGAAGATCTATATTTTAACACGCTAGATTATTTTAATGAGCTCGGTCGCCGATTAGTTAATCAACCTTATAAAGCTCCTGGTGGCATTATTCCCTCTATTCATATAGAGGAAAATATTTATAAGCCTATTAAAAGTGTAATACGGGCATACCAATGGCATGAAAAACCCAATCTAGTTCCAGTTACAAAAAGAATTTTATTTAATCCAGAAGGGCAATTTGAAACGGTAGAAATGTATTTAGGTGATTATCTCAAAGTAATGAAAGTGAATGATTATTTAAAATACAAAATTAAAAATGTTTATCAATTATCAACCCGGTATCAAAATTATTCTGAGGTCAAACTGAATTATGGGGATATATCTTACAAAGGGAATGTCATTCCATTTTTTGAAGTGACTGAGCCTATTACTAGTGACTTTTATTCAGGACTTAAAAAATCGAATGAAAAGCATACGATTGTCTTTGAAGCTGGCCATCATCCAAATGAAGTATCTAGTACACCTGCTATATTAGAGCTAATGGAAGATATTATTTGTCACCATCCTGAAATCTTGAAAAAGATTAATATAATCATTATTCCGTTATCAAATCCAGATGGTTATGAAATAATGGAGAGCTTGACAAAAGAACATCCAAAATGGAAACATCATGCTGCAAGATTTAATGCAGTAGGTTTAGAGTTTGCCCATGTCAAATTTCAAGAAAGCGTATTTGGCGAGGCAAATGTTTTACCACTCATCTTAAAAAAATGGGCACCTGATATAGTAATTGATGATCATGGAATTCCTGCTCGTGAATGGGTTCAACCATTCGCAGGATATGCATGTCCACCTATTTTCCCTGTTTCTTACACGCTTCCGAGTGCCAAGATTTATGGAATTGGTCGTTACGCGGATTATGATACGAGGGAAGTCCAGGCTAAAAATCTAGAACTAGTAGCTGAAAAAGTGAATATGTTTTTTGAGGGCTCAACATTTGCCCAAGAAAATGCTTATTGGCGTGAACGCTACTATAAATATGGCACAAAATGGGATCCGCAAAAGTACCCAATTGAGGAAATGGGGAATATTAATTTTTATCGGAGTATGGAAGTTACGCCAACTTACTCATCTGTTAGTATATTACGCTACCCGCAGTGGGTGGCTCTAGATATCATTTCTGAAGTGTCCGATGAAATTGTTTATGATGAAGAATTAATTTCTTGTATTGAAGCACATAAATTATTTAATCAAGCTATTATTGAAGCTACAATTTCTACTAAAGTAAATAAAATTAATCAATCTGGACGCTATATTAAAAAACGTCCGATAGAAATCAGGTGA
- a CDS encoding pyroglutamyl-peptidase I, with amino-acid sequence MTKILLTGFEPFLDYKINPTMQIVEALKGKKIDGYDIVGRILSVDFQQSAEQLKQHIEEVKPQIIISLGLAGGRFKVTPERIAINVKDGEPDNNGYTPVDERIHEEGADAYLTNLPIRSMVNRLQAEGYPAEISNTAGTYLCNNIMYEGLAYAQLHEGVRAGFIHIPASFELAIQHGKIPGWNIGDLIAAVTLCIEETVRATNH; translated from the coding sequence ATGACAAAAATTTTATTAACAGGGTTCGAACCATTTCTTGATTATAAAATAAATCCAACGATGCAAATTGTGGAAGCATTAAAGGGAAAGAAGATAGATGGCTATGATATTGTCGGACGAATTCTATCTGTAGATTTTCAGCAATCAGCGGAGCAATTAAAACAACATATAGAAGAAGTGAAACCACAAATCATCATTTCATTAGGGTTAGCAGGAGGTCGTTTTAAAGTAACACCGGAGCGCATTGCCATTAATGTAAAAGATGGAGAGCCTGATAATAATGGCTACACACCAGTTGATGAGCGTATCCATGAGGAGGGGGCAGATGCTTATCTAACAAACTTACCGATTCGCAGTATGGTGAATCGTTTGCAGGCAGAAGGATATCCAGCCGAAATCTCCAATACAGCGGGTACATACTTATGTAATAACATTATGTATGAGGGGCTTGCTTATGCACAGCTACATGAAGGGGTTCGTGCTGGCTTTATTCATATTCCAGCATCATTTGAGCTAGCAATCCAACATGGCAAAATTCCCGGCTGGAATATCGGAGATTTAATAGCTGCGGTAACGCTTTGTATTGAGGAGACGGTACGTGCAACCAATCATTGA